The following coding sequences lie in one Haladaptatus sp. DJG-WS-42 genomic window:
- a CDS encoding NADH-quinone oxidoreductase subunit B: protein MSNQPQNTATGTEMQTTQEARMGDGVDARFNSTLREAFGSTPFILTKFDKFMNWVRGSSMFMLQFGIACCSIEMMHTYAIKHDLDRFGAGVPRASPRQADVIIVPGTIVSKFAPRMKRVYDQMPEPKFVVGMGSCTISGGPFQDGYNVIKGAEEVIPVDIHVPGCPPRPEALIYGIAKLQERIANGETSPVTVKPYELEQFGDLERDEIVDKLSEQIDEDQLVMRYNWADSP, encoded by the coding sequence ATGAGTAATCAGCCACAGAACACGGCGACAGGTACAGAGATGCAAACAACCCAGGAGGCCCGCATGGGCGACGGCGTTGACGCTCGCTTCAATTCTACCCTTCGTGAAGCGTTCGGGTCGACCCCGTTCATCCTCACCAAGTTCGACAAGTTCATGAACTGGGTGCGGGGCTCTTCGATGTTCATGCTGCAGTTCGGTATCGCTTGCTGCAGCATCGAGATGATGCACACGTACGCAATCAAGCACGACCTTGACCGCTTCGGTGCGGGTGTGCCGCGTGCGTCGCCGCGTCAGGCGGACGTGATTATCGTCCCCGGCACCATCGTCTCGAAGTTCGCTCCCCGGATGAAGCGTGTCTACGACCAGATGCCAGAACCGAAGTTCGTCGTCGGCATGGGGTCGTGCACCATCTCCGGTGGACCGTTCCAAGATGGCTACAACGTCATCAAGGGCGCAGAAGAGGTCATCCCGGTGGACATCCACGTCCCCGGTTGCCCACCGCGTCCAGAAGCGCTCATCTACGGCATTGCAAAGCTCCAAGAGCGCATCGCAAACGGCGAGACCAGCCCGGTCACAGTCAAACCGTACGAACTCGAACAGTTCGGCGACTTAGAGCGTGACGAAATCGTAGACAAGCTTTCAGAACAAATCGACGAAGACCAACTCGTCATGCGCTACAACTGGGCCGATTCACCATGA
- a CDS encoding NADH-quinone oxidoreductase subunit A: protein MSNPWIAIGALAVVGVGIPLGMMAVSSLLRPSVPEQGKRAVYESGEIPTGNTRIRFNIQYYMVALLFVVFDIETVLIFPWTVIYRDAVANAGLAKALAPMLVFIGVLVVGLAWAWRKGAVQWVKSPRAEQSRVDH from the coding sequence ATGAGCAATCCATGGATAGCGATCGGCGCACTCGCGGTGGTCGGGGTCGGCATTCCTCTCGGTATGATGGCAGTGTCGAGCCTCCTTCGCCCCAGTGTGCCTGAGCAAGGAAAACGCGCCGTCTACGAGAGCGGCGAGATCCCGACGGGGAACACACGCATCCGGTTTAACATACAGTACTACATGGTTGCGTTGCTGTTCGTCGTTTTCGACATCGAGACTGTCCTCATCTTCCCTTGGACGGTCATCTACCGCGACGCCGTCGCCAACGCCGGGTTGGCAAAAGCGCTCGCGCCGATGCTTGTCTTCATCGGGGTCCTCGTCGTCGGCCTCGCGTGGGCGTGGCGCAAGGGCGCAGTGCAGTGGGTCAAAAGCCCACGGGCTGAACAATCGCGGGTGGACCACTAA
- the purE gene encoding 5-(carboxyamino)imidazole ribonucleotide mutase: MTVDAIQDLIDQFEREAASDQAHTPDVGIIMGSDSDLDVMAGAHEALTGLGFEEVTDYENPPEAEFTFETYVISAHRTPELMYAYAQTARERGLDVIIAGAGGKSADLPNMTASLAYPIPVIGVPVQEKSVDSVIGMPTGAPIVAVDAGKSFNAGLSAAQLLARSSPKLEEKLVEYHDNLQTDVAAVSRKLHEQGTPAFMAARDAE; this comes from the coding sequence ATGACCGTTGACGCAATCCAAGACCTCATCGACCAGTTCGAACGCGAAGCAGCGAGCGACCAAGCACACACGCCCGACGTGGGCATCATCATGGGCTCCGACTCCGACTTAGACGTGATGGCCGGTGCGCACGAGGCGCTCACGGGCCTCGGATTCGAAGAAGTCACCGACTACGAGAACCCCCCGGAGGCGGAGTTTACCTTCGAAACGTACGTGATTTCTGCCCACCGGACGCCCGAATTGATGTACGCGTATGCCCAGACCGCACGCGAGCGCGGCCTTGACGTGATTATCGCCGGGGCTGGCGGGAAGTCGGCCGACCTGCCGAACATGACTGCCTCGCTCGCCTATCCGATTCCGGTGATTGGCGTCCCCGTCCAAGAGAAGTCCGTCGATTCGGTGATTGGGATGCCAACGGGCGCACCCATCGTCGCGGTCGATGCCGGGAAATCGTTCAACGCCGGACTGTCTGCGGCCCAGCTGCTCGCCCGGTCGTCGCCGAAGTTGGAAGAAAAACTTGTCGAGTACCACGACAATTTACAGACCGATGTGGCCGCCGTCTCTCGAAAACTGCACGAGCAGGGAACTCCGGCGTTCATGGCGGCTCGCGACGCTGAGTAA
- the purK gene encoding 5-(carboxyamino)imidazole ribonucleotide synthase — MKLTSPGPTLGIVGGGQLGRMIGEAAAPLGIEVIVSDPTPDPPAAPTVRDTLVGDFDDPEAVRELARRADVLTFEIELADPDVLDDVREEFDIAVHPTPDTLRMIQDKFVQNTRLAEHGVPVPPFKAVADADELREACAEFGYPAMVKARQGGYDGRGNLPVESPDHAEEALADVGGDALVEEMVEFVREISVIAVKGNGEVATYTAGENVHEEEILRETVVPARAPDAVLERAHDVAESVLEILEGRGVYGIELFETADGEILVNEIAPRPHNSGHWTIEGAVTSQFEQHARAVLGLPLGSTELRCPTVSANILGDVAEPEPAELSGVETALAEPGVSLHWYGKREVRPLRKMGHLTVIGDDSEAGDDLLDHIRTIRDTLTFTK; from the coding sequence ATGAAACTCACGTCACCCGGCCCGACGCTCGGCATCGTCGGCGGTGGGCAACTCGGGCGCATGATCGGTGAGGCAGCGGCCCCACTCGGCATTGAGGTCATCGTCTCAGACCCAACCCCAGACCCCCCGGCAGCACCGACCGTCCGTGACACGCTCGTCGGCGACTTTGACGACCCCGAAGCGGTGCGCGAACTCGCCCGCCGCGCGGACGTGTTGACCTTCGAAATCGAACTCGCAGACCCGGACGTGTTAGACGACGTGCGCGAGGAGTTTGACATCGCCGTGCACCCGACGCCGGACACGCTGCGCATGATTCAGGACAAGTTCGTCCAGAACACCCGCCTCGCAGAGCACGGTGTTCCCGTGCCTCCATTTAAAGCCGTCGCTGACGCAGACGAACTCCGTGAGGCCTGTGCGGAGTTTGGCTACCCCGCGATGGTGAAAGCCCGGCAGGGCGGCTACGATGGCCGTGGAAACTTGCCCGTCGAATCGCCCGACCACGCAGAGGAAGCGCTCGCTGACGTCGGCGGCGACGCGCTGGTCGAGGAGATGGTCGAATTCGTCCGCGAGATTTCGGTGATTGCCGTGAAAGGCAACGGCGAGGTGGCGACCTACACCGCAGGCGAGAACGTCCACGAGGAGGAGATTCTTCGTGAAACCGTCGTGCCTGCACGTGCCCCCGATGCCGTACTGGAGCGCGCCCACGACGTAGCCGAATCCGTCCTCGAAATCCTCGAAGGGCGCGGCGTGTACGGCATCGAACTGTTCGAAACTGCAGACGGCGAGATTCTCGTAAATGAAATCGCCCCGCGCCCGCACAACTCCGGGCACTGGACCATCGAGGGCGCAGTGACCTCGCAGTTCGAGCAGCACGCTCGTGCCGTCCTCGGCCTCCCGCTTGGCTCGACCGAACTTCGCTGTCCGACCGTCTCTGCGAACATCCTCGGTGATGTTGCCGAACCGGAACCCGCCGAGCTATCGGGTGTCGAGACCGCACTCGCAGAACCCGGCGTCAGCCTCCACTGGTACGGGAAACGCGAAGTTCGCCCACTCCGAAAGATGGGGCATCTCACCGTGATTGGCGACGACTCCGAAGCCGGAGACGACCTCTTAGACCACATCAGAACCATCCGCGACACCCTCACCTTCACGAAATGA